A genomic stretch from Candidatus Hydrogenedentota bacterium includes:
- a CDS encoding pyruvate, phosphate dikinase, with translation MAKKSVYFFGGGKAEGDRSMKNLLGGKGANLADMAQLGVPVPAGFTVTTEVCTAYYDNKGRIPKNVTDEYVAALKKVEKVMGKKFGDEKNPLLLSVRSGARMSMPGMMDTVLNIGLCTKTLPGLLKSSGDPRFVYDAYRRLITMYADVVMEKAAGLEPKDGESIRHKLEHKFDSLKEKRGVTEDTDLTAEDLKDLCEEFKKTVKATLGTPFPDDAMKQLEGGIKAVFQSWMGKRAIAYRQIEGIPHEWGTAVNVQAMVFGNMGDDSATGVAFTRNPANGEDMFYGEWLINAQGEDVVAGIRTPLPLNKKSKTPDQTKVKSLEELWPKTYKELFDIRCKLEKHYTDMQDIEFTIENRELWMLQTRTGKRTGPAAIRMAVEMAEQKLISKETALMRVDPEQVNELLHPMVDPKAEKKATLLAKGLPAGPGGGVGQIVFNSEDAEIWAKQGKKVILVRNETSPEDVHGMHASSGILTAKGGMTSHAALVARGWGKCCIVGCGALQIDAKAKKVTIGKKVLSEGDWVSMNGSTGDLFEGALDVLPAQPDRNPWYKKIMAWADATRQINVRTNCETPGDAAQAVAFGAEGIGLARTEHMFFEPDRIIHMREMILANNEKDRRAAVMKLLPFQKKDFLGIFKAMAGKPVTVRLLDPPLHEFVTLSPEQVHDLARHMGLQYTDIHNRIDQLHELNPMLGHRGCRLGIAYPEITEMQVTAILSAAAELTAKGVKVFPEIMIPLVGHQNEFLNQAAIVRTVAEQVKAKYKLKKLDYMVGTMIEIPRACLVADKIAEHAEFFSFGTNDLTQMGFGFSRDDIGGFLPSYLKEEILPVDPFQVLDQEGIGQLVDFGVTRGRSTRPDLKVGICGEHGGEPNSVKFCHRVGLNYVSCSPFRVPIARLAAAQAAIETPRGAVKAGKAKAAAKPKAKAKSKAKAKAKK, from the coding sequence ATGGCCAAGAAAAGCGTCTACTTTTTTGGTGGCGGCAAAGCCGAAGGCGACCGCTCCATGAAGAACCTGCTCGGCGGCAAGGGCGCCAACCTGGCGGACATGGCCCAGTTGGGCGTGCCCGTCCCCGCAGGCTTCACCGTCACGACGGAAGTCTGCACGGCGTACTATGACAACAAGGGGCGCATCCCCAAGAACGTCACCGATGAGTATGTCGCCGCCCTGAAGAAGGTCGAGAAGGTCATGGGCAAGAAGTTCGGCGACGAGAAGAATCCTCTTCTCCTTTCCGTCCGTTCCGGCGCCCGCATGTCGATGCCCGGCATGATGGACACCGTGCTGAACATCGGCCTGTGCACCAAGACGCTCCCCGGCCTGCTGAAGTCCTCCGGCGACCCGCGTTTCGTCTATGACGCCTACCGCCGCCTGATCACGATGTACGCCGACGTGGTGATGGAAAAGGCCGCCGGCCTGGAGCCGAAAGACGGCGAGAGCATCCGCCACAAGCTGGAACACAAGTTCGACTCCCTCAAGGAGAAGCGCGGGGTTACGGAAGACACCGACTTGACCGCGGAAGACCTGAAGGACCTCTGCGAAGAGTTCAAGAAGACGGTCAAAGCCACCCTGGGCACGCCCTTCCCCGACGACGCGATGAAGCAGCTCGAAGGCGGCATCAAGGCCGTGTTCCAGTCCTGGATGGGCAAACGCGCCATCGCCTACCGCCAGATTGAAGGCATCCCCCACGAATGGGGTACGGCCGTAAACGTTCAGGCGATGGTCTTCGGCAACATGGGCGATGATTCCGCCACCGGTGTGGCGTTCACGCGCAACCCGGCCAACGGCGAAGACATGTTCTACGGCGAGTGGCTGATCAACGCCCAGGGCGAAGACGTGGTGGCCGGTATCCGCACCCCCCTCCCCCTGAACAAGAAGTCCAAGACCCCCGACCAGACCAAGGTGAAGTCCCTGGAAGAGTTGTGGCCGAAGACCTACAAGGAACTCTTCGACATCCGCTGCAAGCTCGAAAAGCACTACACCGACATGCAGGACATCGAGTTCACGATCGAAAATCGCGAACTGTGGATGCTCCAGACCCGTACCGGCAAGCGCACCGGCCCGGCGGCCATCCGCATGGCCGTGGAAATGGCCGAGCAGAAGCTGATCTCCAAGGAGACGGCCCTCATGCGCGTCGATCCGGAGCAGGTCAACGAACTGCTTCACCCCATGGTCGATCCGAAGGCCGAGAAGAAGGCCACCCTTCTGGCGAAGGGCCTTCCCGCGGGTCCCGGCGGCGGCGTGGGCCAGATCGTCTTCAATTCCGAAGACGCCGAGATCTGGGCCAAGCAGGGTAAGAAGGTCATCCTGGTCCGCAATGAAACCTCCCCCGAAGACGTGCACGGCATGCACGCCTCCTCCGGCATCCTTACCGCCAAGGGCGGCATGACCTCCCACGCGGCCCTCGTGGCCCGCGGCTGGGGCAAGTGCTGCATCGTCGGTTGCGGCGCCCTCCAGATCGATGCCAAGGCCAAGAAAGTCACCATCGGCAAGAAGGTCCTTTCCGAAGGCGACTGGGTCTCCATGAACGGCAGCACCGGCGACCTCTTCGAAGGCGCGCTGGACGTGCTCCCCGCCCAGCCCGATCGCAACCCCTGGTACAAGAAGATCATGGCCTGGGCCGACGCCACCCGCCAGATCAACGTTCGCACCAATTGCGAAACCCCCGGCGACGCCGCCCAGGCCGTGGCCTTCGGCGCCGAAGGTATCGGCCTGGCCCGTACCGAGCACATGTTCTTTGAGCCGGACCGCATCATCCACATGCGCGAGATGATCCTGGCGAACAACGAGAAGGATCGCCGCGCCGCGGTCATGAAGCTCCTTCCCTTCCAGAAGAAGGACTTCCTCGGCATCTTCAAGGCGATGGCCGGCAAGCCTGTCACCGTCCGCCTGCTCGATCCGCCGCTCCACGAGTTCGTCACCCTCTCCCCCGAGCAGGTGCACGATCTGGCGCGCCACATGGGCCTTCAGTACACGGACATCCACAACCGCATCGACCAGCTTCACGAGCTGAACCCCATGCTCGGTCACCGCGGCTGCCGTCTGGGCATCGCCTACCCCGAAATCACCGAGATGCAGGTCACGGCCATTCTCAGCGCCGCCGCCGAGCTGACCGCCAAGGGCGTCAAGGTCTTCCCGGAGATCATGATCCCCCTCGTAGGCCACCAGAACGAGTTCCTGAACCAGGCCGCCATCGTGCGCACGGTCGCGGAGCAGGTCAAGGCGAAGTACAAGCTTAAGAAGCTCGACTACATGGTCGGCACCATGATCGAAATCCCCCGCGCCTGTCTCGTGGCGGACAAGATCGCCGAGCACGCCGAGTTCTTCAGCTTCGGCACCAACGACCTGACCCAGATGGGCTTCGGCTTCTCCCGCGACGACATCGGCGGTTTCCTGCCCTCCTACCTGAAGGAAGAAATCCTTCCGGTGGATCCCTTCCAGGTCCTCGATCAGGAAGGCATCGGCCAGTTGGTCGATTTCGGCGTGACCCGCGGCCGCAGCACCCGCCCCGACCTCAAGGTGGGTATCTGCGGTGAGCACGGCGGCGAGCCGAACTCCGTGAAGTTCTGCCACCGCGTGGGTCTGAACTACGTGAGCTGCAGCCCCTTCCGCGTGCCGATCGCGCGCCTGGCCGCTGCCCAGGCGGCGATTGAGACGCCCCGTGGCGCGGTGAAGGCCGGAAAGGCCAAGGCGGCGGCGAAGCCAAAGGCGAAAGCCAAGAGCAAGGCAAAGGCCAAAGCGAAGAAGTAA